A region of the Candidatus Dependentiae bacterium genome:
TTCTAAAATATCCTGTGGTGTTAATAATCCAACGTTAAGTAATGGAGAGAGCACTGAATGAAAGAGTACGAGTTCATTTTGTACTATCGCATCTTGATAAGGACCAAATTGAGCAAAACGTTTTTCTAAAAAATCATCAAATGCTTTTTTAGCAGTTGGGTATGTTGTAGGATAAAAAAAAGTTTCGGCATTACCATAATTGTTTTTGAAATGCTTTTGTACGTAATTGATCGCTTCTTTTTGATATTTGTTAGTGCGGGGTTTATAAAAAATTGGAATCTTTATAGAATCTGGCAAAGGTTTTCGATTTTCAGCATCAAAGCTCCATTTACCTCCTATTGGGTTTCCTTTTTGGGTCATCAATATGTTTAGTCGTTTACGTTGTGCTTGATAAAATCCTTGCTGGCGAAAATTCTTTTTGTTTTTGAAATATTTTTTAATCCAGTCAGTTGGTGTTAAAAATAACGGCGTTTCATAAAATTCGAGAGCTGTTTTTATTTTTTTACACCTTGCTTTTAACACTTTTTCAAATGGTGTGTCGACCGGATCAAGACAGTGTAAAATGTCGATTTTTTTTGCTTTGATTTGCTTTTCAAACTCTTTGCTGTTGTGATGCTCAATGTAAACGACCATGTGCCCATTTTTTTTTAAAAAATCTTTGTACATTTGCATCGTGGCACGATGAAATATAATCTTTTGTTTGTGAAAATTGAAATCTGAAAAGTAACGTTCAAATTCAACCAAAAAAACTGTTTCTTTTTTCTTTTCAAGCAACGGATGCTGTTCAAGCAGTTGTGTAGGAAGAATCAATATCGCTTCATTACTCATGGTATTACCCTGCCTGTTTAAACATTTTCAATGCAATCTCTTTTTCTTTTTTATGGTTAACCATTGGCCGTGGATAGTTGAGTTCAGGGCTTTTGTCCGATGCCCAATTATGGATGACTTTATTATCGACATTTTCAAGTTCAGGAATCCAGCGTTTGATGTAGATGCATTCAGGATCAAATTTTTTTTGTTGTAACCAAGGGTTGAAAATCCTGAAATAGGGTTGCGGATCACAGCCTGTTGATGCTGCCCATTGCCAATTACCATTATTTACACATGGATCATAATCAACCAGTTTTTGTGCAAAATATTTTTCACCCCATAACCAATTGATATGCAGATCTTTCACCAAAAATGATGCAACAATCATGCGCGCACGATTATGCATCCAGCCTGTTTCATTCATTTGGCGCATACCGGCATCAACGATAGGAAAACCGGTTTTGCCTTCGCACCATAGCTCAAAATTTTTTTTACTAAGACTCCATGTTAATTTGTCATATTTATCTTGAAATGCATGCCCAAAAACTTTAGGCCATGCGTAGGCAATGTGATAATAAAAATCACGCCAATAAAGTTGACGAATCAAACCTTTCGGACCGGCAGCTCCGAGTGCATTGCGCATGTTCCAATAAAGCTCCCTAATCGATACAGTGCCAAATTTATTGTGAGCTGAAAGAAGTGTTGTATCAATTGCAGGTGTATTGCGGATCTCATCATAATTTTTAAATTCGTTTAATGTCCGCATAATTTTCAGGCCATTTGTTCTGCCACCGTGCACAGCTACCCGTTCGACAGGATCAGGATGAATTTTTTCCTTTTTTAAGATTTTTTTATAGATAGTTTTATCTTCGGCAAAATCGATCTTTTTGTTATAAAAAGAGTCATAACGAAATGCATGATCTTTTGTTACGGGAAATTGCACGGAACGCTTCCAGAATGGTGTAAATACTTTATATGGTTCGCCCGATTTGGTCAAAATCTTGCCTGGTGAATTGAGCAGCGCATCATCATATGCATGAAATGAAACGCTATGATCTTTGCATAGTTTTTCAAGATTTTGGTCACGTTTTTTTGCATATGGCGTGTAATCTTTATTAGTAAAAACGGCATCGATTTTTTCTTTTTTAATCAATTTTGTTACTACGTGCTCAAGCTCATCATGAAAAAGATAGAGTTTGCCGTTTCTATTTTCGACACGTTGTTGCAGATCTTGCAATGATTCAATCATAAACTGAATGGCGTTGTCGCTGCGATACTTATTGTTTTTGCCTATTTGTTCAGGTGTAAAAACAAATATAGGAATAACTGCTTTTGATTCATTGCATGCAGCTAATAGCCCAGTGTTGTCATGTAGTCTTAGATCACGATGAAAAATAAATGCCGATTTTTTGAATTGATACAATTTTTACCTTTTAGAGTTTAATATTGATTTATTTACATTAATACACTATAAGTGTAAAAGTAAACTTAAAATAAATGTAAAAGTAAACTTAAAAAAGTATGTTTTTTTAAATTCAAAAGGAGTCGATAGTGAAGAAAAAACTATTAATGTTGTCACTTTTGTGTTCATTAGTGAGGGCAAATAATTTTACCGGTCATACATATCTTGCCATAAGGCCTGCATTTACATCAGATTTTCCTGAGAAAGTAAGTTTTTTTAGAAATCCAATCAAAAAATTTGGTGACAATCTTAACTATGCTTTTCAAGTAGTTCCTCTTGGAGGACAAACTACCAATGCCGGTGATTTAGCCGAATATTTTTCATTTTGTAACAAACGTTGTTTAAAAGTTGCGGCCGATGGAGCTCAAGATTTTTCAGTAGATCCTCGTGCACGTGATGTGAACTCATTTCATTTTAATATTGTTGGTGGCGATAATAATTTTGAAAGTTGTGTTTGCTTTAAACCACGTCAATCATTTGCCGGTGCAGGTTTTGAGTATCAACAATATTTAGGCTGTGATAGCATCTGGTGGTTTGATATTTCAGCTCCAATTTTGTGGGTAAAAAATGACATGAATCTTTGCGAAACTGTTTCACAAGAGCTAGGAGGTGATGTACCCTCAACTTCAGCAAAAAACATGACAGAAGCTTTTTCAGGTCAAAAACCTTTTGTTAATACTGTTGACGGTGAGCAAGTTGCTGCTGATGTATGGCATTTTGGTAAAATTTGTGGGCCTCAATCAAAAACTCGTTTGGGTGATATTGAAGTAAAAGTTGGTTATGATTGGGCAAACTGCGATGAATACTATGTTCGTTCATATGTAGGAATGGTGGCTCCAACAAGTAACAAACCAAATGCTGAATTCATGTTTGAGCCGGTTGCAGGTAATGGTGCTCACTGGGGTGTTATGAGTGGTGGTTATGCAGGTGTTAAATTATGGGAATGCAATGACGAGCATGTAGTATGGGCGAACTTTGCTGCAAATGGTCGCTATCTATTTAAAAATACTCAAAAACGTTCATTTGATATAAAAGGTAAGCCTTGGTCACGTTATATGGCTGTTTTTGCAAGTGCAGAAGATGCTGCAAATAATATTCTTTCTTCCGGTATTAATCTCTTTACTCGTGCTGTTGAAGTGACGCCACGTACGCAGTTTAATTTGAATGCTGCATTGACTTATGATCGTTGTAATTGGGCCGGTGAATTAGGTTACAATATCTATGCAAAACAGGTTGAAAAAGTAAAAATAAAAGACTGTAGTGATAAATGTAATATCATAGCATTTGAAGCTCCGGCTTTCCCTGATGTTGATGGTTCATTTACATCTGCAAATGTTATAAATAGAGCTGTTACTATTGGTGAAGATTTTGAACTTTGCCAAATGCCATATAAAGAAGCTTTAGCTCTTACTTGTTGCGATCTTGATATTATGTCAGGGACAAGCCCTTGTGCATTAACTAATATATTGTATGCAACTGGTGGCTACGATTGGAATATGTGCAATTGTTACCCAGCCTTATTAGCTGTTGGTGGTTCATATGAATTTGCGCCTGAAAATTCAGCTGTTAATCGTTGGATGGTTTGGGGTAAATGGACAGTTGCTTGGTAATACTAAATCCAATTAGGAGCAAAAAAACATGTTTAAGAAAATAGTTTTAATAAGTATGGCTTTGGCCATGCATTCTACAGCCATTTTTGGTGCAGAATGCGTAACAGCATCTAATGCACAAGTGTGTTGCGGACAAATGATTTTTGAACCGGAATCAATTACAGATGTGCAACAGATTATTACAGATGCTGTAGCAATGAATAAGAAAGTTCGCGCAGTGGCAGCATTACACGGAAGTGTTGATGCAGTATGTGTTCCGGAAGCTCAAGATGATGATCTATGGTTAGTTAAGACTGAAAAATTAAATAGAATTCTTGAGATTGATTTAGAAAATAAGACAGTTACGCTAGAGGCTGGGGTTCCTCTTTTTTATCTTGGTCGCGAAATGGCTAAACACGGCCTTGAACCGATTGCGTTTCCGGGTGCATATGATATTACAATCGGTGGTATGGTAGCAAATGCAGTACATGGCACTGGGCGTAAAGGTTCATATGTTGACACAGTTCTAGAAGTAACTTTGGTTGACGGACAAGGAAATATTGTAGTTATTTCAGACACTTCAAATCCGCAGTGGTTGCCGGCAGTTCGTTGTTGTATGGGTTTGCTCGGCTTTATTTATTCAGTGAAGATTTCGCTTAATCCACAAATTAATCGTGATTTAATTTCGGGGTTGAGTAATGTACAAAGTATTTTGCCTGCTGTAGATGAGCTTCTTGATAATAATCAAGGGTTTCAGTTTCAGTGGAATCCTTATACATTAAATGATGTCAATCTTTCTACAACACAAGCTTTGAATTTTACTAATGACTGCAAAACAAATAATATCGTTAGAGATTATGGAAAATACGCTGGAGCAAGTTTTATTAATGGTGAGTTAGGTCAGATAAATCCTGCACCTCCT
Encoded here:
- a CDS encoding cryptochrome/photolyase family protein produces the protein MSNEAILILPTQLLEQHPLLEKKKETVFLVEFERYFSDFNFHKQKIIFHRATMQMYKDFLKKNGHMVVYIEHHNSKEFEKQIKAKKIDILHCLDPVDTPFEKVLKARCKKIKTALEFYETPLFLTPTDWIKKYFKNKKNFRQQGFYQAQRKRLNILMTQKGNPIGGKWSFDAENRKPLPDSIKIPIFYKPRTNKYQKEAINYVQKHFKNNYGNAETFFYPTTYPTAKKAFDDFLEKRFAQFGPYQDAIVQNELVLFHSVLSPLLNVGLLTPQDILEKTLAYAKKNKVPINSLEGFIRQLIGWREYVRAVYILEGQEQRKSNFFEHKRKMPKSFWDAKTKIPPVDDAINQALNYAYNHHILRLMVLGNFMLLCEINPNDIYRWFMEFFIDSYDWVMVPNVYGMSQYADGGSMTTKPYISGSNYILKMSDYKKGKWCETWNALYWHFIYKKRNVIKKIPRLAIMYSYLQRIHTKKIQAYIKESDEFLAHL
- a CDS encoding deoxyribodipyrimidine photo-lyase; this translates as MYQFKKSAFIFHRDLRLHDNTGLLAACNESKAVIPIFVFTPEQIGKNNKYRSDNAIQFMIESLQDLQQRVENRNGKLYLFHDELEHVVTKLIKKEKIDAVFTNKDYTPYAKKRDQNLEKLCKDHSVSFHAYDDALLNSPGKILTKSGEPYKVFTPFWKRSVQFPVTKDHAFRYDSFYNKKIDFAEDKTIYKKILKKEKIHPDPVERVAVHGGRTNGLKIMRTLNEFKNYDEIRNTPAIDTTLLSAHNKFGTVSIRELYWNMRNALGAAGPKGLIRQLYWRDFYYHIAYAWPKVFGHAFQDKYDKLTWSLSKKNFELWCEGKTGFPIVDAGMRQMNETGWMHNRARMIVASFLVKDLHINWLWGEKYFAQKLVDYDPCVNNGNWQWAASTGCDPQPYFRIFNPWLQQKKFDPECIYIKRWIPELENVDNKVIHNWASDKSPELNYPRPMVNHKKEKEIALKMFKQAG
- a CDS encoding FAD-dependent oxidoreductase, which codes for MFKKIVLISMALAMHSTAIFGAECVTASNAQVCCGQMIFEPESITDVQQIITDAVAMNKKVRAVAALHGSVDAVCVPEAQDDDLWLVKTEKLNRILEIDLENKTVTLEAGVPLFYLGREMAKHGLEPIAFPGAYDITIGGMVANAVHGTGRKGSYVDTVLEVTLVDGQGNIVVISDTSNPQWLPAVRCCMGLLGFIYSVKISLNPQINRDLISGLSNVQSILPAVDELLDNNQGFQFQWNPYTLNDVNLSTTQALNFTNDCKTNNIVRDYGKYAGASFINGELGQINPAPPQFLFPVITDAIVSGLVGPPGVEFFYKASPNFHDQQTPSVIMELSIPKEQLESAVEKTRNIADGLGVADLVFFIFNETRFVQDEKFFAYLSPYNNFNRPNGSWNMGIITIGPRPVFANDDPNVETEDAINADLRNFYETWYDMMVADCDARPVWSNNPMFLTFAELNTMYGAANVTAFNAVRTTLDPNDVFLTPYWADRLTP